In one window of Methanolobus mangrovi DNA:
- the ftsY gene encoding signal recognition particle-docking protein FtsY, giving the protein MFNKLKAKLSGFKEKIGAKIDEKAVAVESVDAADNSRTTLVTDNLAQEIVEDIKIVHEDTSIPIKGSEGIPKTVSDKKIGFAQKAKALVFEREFILDEGDLEEPLWELEMALLESDIALSVSEAIVESVKSQLVGTRRRIGSNTGNIVEDALKKAIYDVMSANVFDLDEYVQNAKKPVHIVFVGINGTGKTTSIAKLAKRFKDQGLSVVVAAGDTFRAGAIDQLAIHASKIGVKIIKHQEQGDPAAVIYDAIQHAKANRVDVVLSDTAGRMHTNINLMEQLKKVCRVSPPDLLIFVDEAVAGNDAVERAAQFNDAVPINGSILTKTDADSKGGAAISIAYITNKPILFLGMGQGYDDLRKFDPQWFVDQLFAE; this is encoded by the coding sequence GTGTTCAATAAGCTTAAGGCAAAACTTAGTGGATTCAAGGAAAAGATAGGGGCCAAGATTGACGAGAAAGCAGTTGCTGTAGAATCTGTGGATGCTGCAGACAACTCTCGTACGACTCTGGTTACTGATAATTTAGCTCAGGAAATCGTTGAGGATATAAAAATAGTTCATGAAGATACCTCAATTCCAATAAAAGGCTCCGAAGGCATTCCAAAAACAGTTTCAGATAAAAAGATTGGTTTTGCTCAAAAAGCAAAGGCCCTTGTTTTTGAAAGGGAATTCATTCTTGACGAAGGCGATCTGGAAGAACCTTTATGGGAGCTGGAGATGGCTCTTCTTGAAAGTGATATTGCACTTTCCGTATCAGAAGCTATCGTTGAGTCTGTAAAGAGTCAGCTTGTCGGGACAAGACGCCGTATCGGCAGCAACACTGGTAACATCGTTGAAGATGCACTCAAGAAAGCTATCTATGATGTGATGAGTGCCAATGTATTTGACCTTGATGAGTATGTGCAAAATGCTAAAAAGCCTGTACATATTGTTTTTGTCGGTATCAACGGTACCGGGAAAACAACCTCCATTGCCAAGCTGGCAAAGCGTTTTAAAGATCAGGGTTTGTCTGTTGTAGTGGCTGCAGGTGATACTTTCAGGGCAGGTGCTATAGACCAGCTTGCAATACATGCGTCTAAGATAGGCGTGAAAATTATCAAACACCAGGAACAGGGTGACCCAGCAGCTGTCATCTATGATGCAATACAACATGCAAAGGCCAACAGGGTAGATGTAGTGCTCTCAGACACAGCGGGCAGGATGCATACAAATATTAATCTGATGGAGCAGTTGAAAAAAGTCTGTCGTGTAAGTCCTCCTGACCTTCTCATCTTTGTTGATGAGGCAGTTGCAGGAAATGATGCAGTGGAGCGGGCAGCTCAGTTCAATGATGCAGTTCCAATAAATGGTTCAATCCTGACAAAAACAGATGCTGATTCAAAGGGTGGTGCAGCAATATCAATTGCATACATCACCAATAAACCAATATTATTCCTAGGAATGGGGCAGGGGTATGATGACCTGCGCAAATTTGACCCACAATGGTTTGTGGATCAGTTATTTGCAGAATAA
- the trpA gene encoding tryptophan synthase subunit alpha produces MRIADKFAELGKKKEKALIAYVCAGDPSAEATKEIVHALVKGGADIVELGLPFSDPVADGPTIQAASTRALAAGMNPDLYFEMAASIKENVPLVCMTYYNLIYKRGTEKFAEDCAKSGITGIIVPDLPAEESDELHDACKRNGVDLIFLITPVTNGARMKNTLDRTSGFVYIVSRLGVTGERVDVADSTKNILGRIHTDVPKAVGFGISNGQQAAEVIKAGADAVIVGSAFVNIVASGDNVNERIENLASELKDSCRE; encoded by the coding sequence GTGAGAATAGCAGATAAATTCGCTGAACTTGGGAAAAAGAAGGAAAAAGCCCTTATTGCTTATGTGTGCGCAGGAGATCCTTCTGCAGAAGCTACAAAGGAAATAGTACATGCACTTGTAAAAGGTGGTGCGGATATAGTTGAATTAGGATTACCTTTTTCAGATCCTGTGGCAGACGGACCTACAATACAGGCTGCATCTACCCGTGCACTGGCAGCAGGCATGAATCCGGACCTGTATTTTGAAATGGCTGCATCCATTAAGGAAAATGTCCCTCTCGTCTGCATGACATATTACAACCTGATATACAAGCGAGGAACTGAGAAGTTTGCAGAAGATTGTGCAAAATCAGGAATTACAGGGATAATCGTGCCAGACCTTCCGGCAGAGGAATCCGATGAGCTGCACGATGCATGCAAAAGAAATGGTGTTGATCTTATATTCCTCATCACACCTGTGACAAACGGTGCAAGAATGAAGAACACACTTGACAGGACTTCCGGTTTTGTCTACATTGTATCAAGACTTGGAGTTACCGGAGAAAGAGTTGATGTTGCAGATTCTACAAAGAACATACTCGGACGCATTCACACGGATGTACCAAAGGCAGTTGGTTTTGGAATATCCAATGGCCAGCAGGCTGCAGAAGTAATTAAAGCAGGTGCTGATGCCGTGATCGTTGGTTCTGCATTCGTCAATATCGTCGCTTCAGGCGACAATGTTAACGAGAGGATAGAAAACCTTGCGTCTGAACTTAAAGATAGTTGCAGGGAATAA
- the pfdA gene encoding prefoldin subunit alpha: MVDMNGQDPRVLANQHREFQKRAEMVQQQIGMVQISMEDCNRALTTIEELNNISMGSEMMFPIGSGSFIYASISHTDKAVVDIGAGLSVERPISDAKEILQRRRERLTTALNNMNNAMLQLGQQMQAIESYLTKLQQAQGQVGSQ, from the coding sequence ATGGTAGATATGAATGGACAGGATCCGAGGGTGCTCGCAAATCAGCATCGTGAGTTCCAAAAGCGTGCGGAAATGGTGCAGCAGCAAATAGGCATGGTCCAGATCTCAATGGAAGATTGTAATCGTGCTCTTACAACTATCGAAGAGCTCAACAATATTTCAATGGGTTCTGAAATGATGTTCCCAATCGGTTCCGGTTCATTTATATATGCCAGTATCAGCCATACTGATAAAGCAGTGGTTGATATCGGAGCAGGGTTAAGTGTTGAAAGACCTATTTCGGATGCAAAGGAAATTTTGCAGCGCCGCAGGGAAAGGCTAACTACAGCCCTTAACAACATGAACAATGCTATGCTTCAATTAGGCCAGCAGATGCAGGCCATCGAATCTTACCTCACCAAGCTTCAGCAAGCTCAGGGGCAAGTAGGTTCCCAGTGA
- a CDS encoding 30S ribosomal protein S19e translates to MTTVYDVPATELITKVAAKLKENDKVNPPEWAAYVKTGVHKELPPTDSDWWYTRCAAVLRTVYTQGPIGVERLRSVYGGKKNRGVAPSVKAKGSGSIARVALQQLEEAGFVRALKSGRVVAPQGQSLLDNVAYEVKQDLVESIPGLAKY, encoded by the coding sequence ATGACAACTGTATACGACGTTCCTGCAACCGAGTTAATCACAAAGGTAGCAGCGAAGTTAAAAGAAAATGATAAGGTTAATCCCCCTGAGTGGGCAGCATATGTAAAGACTGGTGTACACAAAGAACTTCCACCTACAGACAGTGACTGGTGGTATACAAGATGTGCCGCAGTACTCAGGACCGTATATACACAGGGCCCAATCGGTGTTGAGAGGCTACGATCTGTTTATGGTGGTAAGAAGAACAGAGGTGTCGCTCCTTCTGTAAAGGCAAAAGGAAGCGGTTCGATTGCAAGAGTAGCTCTGCAGCAGCTGGAAGAGGCAGGTTTTGTACGTGCCCTTAAAAGCGGCCGTGTGGTAGCTCCTCAGGGACAGTCTTTGCTTGACAATGTTGCATACGAGGTAAAACAGGACCTTGTAGAAAGCATCCCAGGTCTTGCTAAATACTGA
- a CDS encoding indole-3-glycerol-phosphate synthase codes for MHSVINNIVKSTEKRIQRIENEADPEENGSIRTEKRDIVKAITDKKSQNKVAVIAEVKPASPGKKLRDIMPDDAVMIAKEMEKAGAIAISVLTEPEFFHGSLNNLEAVRKEVSLPVLRKDFIINKVQFNEIESDLILLIAGILRDNLDEMVNLAIAKGFEPLVEVHNQNELEEALKTKARLIGINNRNLSTLEIDLDTTLKLAPIIKEYDINNNLHHTIISESGMHNIEDIKMVIEAGADAVLVGTSIIKSGDIYAKTKELVDALD; via the coding sequence ATGCACTCTGTAATAAATAATATCGTTAAATCTACTGAAAAGAGAATTCAAAGAATAGAAAATGAAGCGGATCCTGAAGAAAATGGAAGTATACGAACCGAAAAGAGAGACATTGTTAAGGCCATAACCGATAAGAAATCGCAAAATAAAGTTGCAGTCATAGCTGAGGTCAAGCCTGCATCACCGGGAAAGAAGCTAAGGGACATAATGCCAGATGATGCTGTAATGATAGCAAAGGAGATGGAAAAAGCTGGTGCTATTGCAATATCAGTACTTACAGAACCTGAGTTTTTCCATGGGTCACTCAATAACCTTGAAGCTGTGAGAAAAGAAGTATCTCTGCCAGTATTACGCAAGGATTTTATAATCAATAAGGTCCAGTTCAATGAGATAGAAAGTGATCTCATATTACTAATAGCAGGCATTCTTAGAGACAATCTTGACGAGATGGTAAATTTGGCCATAGCGAAAGGTTTCGAGCCACTTGTTGAGGTCCATAATCAGAATGAACTTGAAGAAGCCCTGAAGACAAAAGCAAGACTCATAGGCATTAATAATCGGAACCTCAGTACTCTGGAAATTGATCTGGATACTACCCTTAAACTTGCCCCGATAATAAAGGAATATGATATTAATAACAATTTGCACCACACAATAATCAGTGAAAGCGGAATGCACAATATAGAAGATATAAAAATGGTTATAGAGGCAGGAGCAGATGCAGTGCTCGTAGGCACCTCAATAATCAAAAGTGGTGACATATACGCAAAAACAAAAGAATTAGTTGATGCACTTGATTAA
- a CDS encoding archaellin/type IV pilin N-terminal domain-containing protein, giving the protein MKANSKMCLQKDTHAQVGIGTLIIFIAMVLVAAVAASVLIQTSGILQQKAQATGKQSTQEVSSNLMIKGIEGARATDGTNVSGNISLLKLNVGLNVGSSPVDMNQVVISITDGTTTNNLVYGNNAKSYDVVMKDFSASNNASVNLQELLIDEQTPPGTNAKYFFTAEKIRDEDGSFTQEKPILNTGDLVTVYISTVASGDTAFTQVGSLATSGLKDSGLVIGPRGAVSIVLTPEAGATTVAEFVTPSSYGTLENVQLYP; this is encoded by the coding sequence ATGAAAGCAAATAGCAAGATGTGCCTGCAGAAGGATACGCATGCCCAGGTGGGTATTGGTACTCTTATAATCTTTATTGCCATGGTTCTGGTTGCTGCTGTCGCGGCGTCTGTACTTATCCAGACTTCTGGTATACTGCAACAGAAAGCACAGGCTACTGGTAAGCAGTCAACTCAAGAAGTATCGTCCAATCTAATGATCAAAGGCATTGAGGGTGCCCGTGCAACGGACGGCACTAATGTATCGGGAAATATATCTCTACTGAAACTCAATGTAGGCCTGAATGTAGGGAGTTCTCCGGTGGACATGAATCAGGTAGTTATCTCCATTACGGATGGTACCACAACCAATAATCTGGTATATGGTAACAATGCAAAATCATATGATGTAGTAATGAAAGATTTTTCTGCCTCAAACAATGCATCTGTAAACTTGCAGGAGCTACTGATTGATGAGCAGACGCCCCCTGGTACTAATGCAAAATATTTCTTCACCGCAGAAAAAATACGTGATGAGGATGGATCTTTTACTCAGGAAAAACCCATCTTGAACACGGGTGATCTGGTTACTGTCTATATATCCACAGTTGCCTCTGGTGATACCGCATTTACTCAGGTAGGTTCTCTGGCTACTTCAGGGTTAAAAGACAGTGGTCTTGTTATTGGACCAAGGGGTGCAGTGAGTATTGTATTAACTCCTGAAGCCGGTGCTACGACCGTCGCAGAGTTTGTAACTCCATCTTCATACGGTACTCTGGAGAATGTGCAACTTTATCCATAA
- a CDS encoding archaellin/type IV pilin N-terminal domain-containing protein: MKANKSLNMKQNTKAQVGIGTLIIFIAMVLVAAVAAAVLIQTSGILQQKAQSTGKQSTQEVSSNLMVKNIEGIRAKTGTNLSETIDLLKLQVALNVGSSPVDVNQVVISITDGTIAHNLVYAGNDKSYDAVMSGFATTADAATNLDALLTTAGNPAQFYTVDRIRDEDQSFSQGNPVMNTGDLIVVYISTTSDAGAALTTLGASTTPVTSDMTLVPRTMVNIVLTPESGAATVAEFVTPSSYGVKENVQLYP, from the coding sequence ATGAAAGCAAACAAATCATTAAATATGAAACAAAATACCAAAGCTCAGGTGGGTATTGGTACTCTTATAATCTTCATAGCAATGGTACTCGTTGCCGCAGTTGCTGCAGCAGTACTTATTCAGACATCCGGTATACTGCAACAGAAAGCGCAGTCAACCGGTAAGCAGTCAACCCAGGAAGTATCATCCAACCTGATGGTCAAGAACATCGAAGGCATACGTGCAAAAACTGGTACAAATCTTTCAGAAACCATTGACTTGCTCAAACTACAGGTAGCTCTTAATGTGGGCAGTTCTCCAGTAGACGTGAATCAGGTAGTCATCTCTATCACAGATGGTACAATTGCGCATAATCTGGTATATGCGGGTAATGATAAATCATATGATGCTGTCATGTCTGGGTTTGCGACCACTGCAGATGCTGCAACGAATTTGGATGCATTGCTTACTACTGCTGGTAATCCTGCTCAGTTTTATACTGTAGATAGGATACGTGATGAAGACCAGTCCTTCTCACAGGGTAATCCTGTAATGAACACCGGTGACCTTATAGTTGTATATATTTCAACAACATCGGATGCTGGAGCTGCCTTAACTACTCTTGGAGCAAGTACAACACCTGTAACATCTGACATGACTCTTGTTCCAAGGACAATGGTCAACATTGTGCTGACTCCGGAATCTGGTGCTGCAACAGTTGCTGAATTTGTAACTCCATCTTCATACGGAGTTAAGGAAAACGTACAGTTGTATCCATAA
- a CDS encoding DUF7411 family protein, whose product MQVSVLFSGGKDSSLSAILLEPFFEVELVTCGFSLLPIGEVASETAEALGFPHRQIKPDISILEKAYDMIMQDGFPKNAINFIHKSVIEYLAADNNITFIADGIRRDDRVPVMGQPEIRSIEDRFGVHYICPLKGFGRAAVNELVKEHLVIDEGLSENVLKADYETELRELISQRHGPGKIKEIFPTHVQSHVIERRKAGPNRTT is encoded by the coding sequence ATGCAGGTATCAGTCTTATTCAGCGGTGGGAAAGACAGTTCTCTTTCCGCAATATTGCTGGAGCCTTTCTTTGAGGTTGAACTTGTGACGTGTGGTTTTTCGTTACTTCCTATAGGGGAAGTAGCATCTGAAACTGCAGAGGCGCTTGGTTTTCCGCACCGGCAAATCAAACCCGACATATCAATTCTTGAAAAGGCATATGACATGATCATGCAGGATGGTTTTCCAAAGAATGCTATCAATTTCATTCATAAGAGTGTTATTGAGTACCTTGCAGCTGACAATAATATAACTTTCATTGCAGATGGAATTCGCCGTGATGATCGCGTCCCTGTGATGGGCCAACCTGAGATAAGGAGCATAGAAGACCGCTTTGGGGTTCATTATATTTGTCCCCTAAAAGGGTTCGGGCGTGCTGCTGTCAATGAACTTGTGAAGGAACACTTGGTCATTGATGAAGGCCTCAGCGAGAACGTACTTAAAGCGGATTACGAAACCGAACTTCGGGAATTAATAAGTCAGCGGCATGGTCCGGGGAAGATCAAGGAGATATTTCCCACTCATGTTCAATCGCATGTTATCGAACGCAGGAAAGCAGGACCGAACAGAACAACATGA
- a CDS encoding archaellin/type IV pilin N-terminal domain-containing protein — translation MKANKSLNMKQNTKAQVGIGTLIIFIAMVLVAAVAAAVLIQTSGILQQKAQSTGKQSTQEVSSNLMVKNIEGVRATDGGSNVSSTIDMLKLQVGLNVGSSPVDVNQVVVSITDGSIAHNLVYAGNDKTYSTGSMASFDDVADDNLKRLLTVAGNPTKFYTVDRIRDEDQSFSQANPVMNTGDLIIVYISATSAGAVSSSYDYMGSLDAGAALVSSSLDLVPRTTVNIVLTPESGAATIAEFVTPSSYGVKETVQLYP, via the coding sequence ATGAAAGCAAACAAATCATTAAATATGAAACAAAATACCAAAGCTCAGGTGGGTATTGGTACTCTTATTATCTTCATAGCAATGGTACTCGTCGCTGCAGTTGCTGCAGCAGTACTTATTCAGACATCCGGTATATTGCAACAAAAAGCGCAGTCAACCGGTAAGCAGTCAACTCAGGAAGTATCGTCCAATCTGATGGTTAAAAATATTGAGGGAGTACGTGCAACAGATGGTGGTTCTAATGTTTCTTCTACTATTGATATGCTCAAACTTCAAGTAGGACTTAATGTTGGTAGTTCTCCTGTCGATGTGAATCAGGTAGTTGTATCAATAACTGATGGTTCAATAGCACATAATCTGGTATATGCAGGTAATGATAAAACATATTCCACAGGTTCAATGGCCTCTTTTGATGATGTTGCTGATGATAACTTGAAGCGATTGCTTACAGTTGCTGGCAACCCTACGAAATTTTATACTGTAGATAGGATACGCGATGAAGATCAGTCTTTCTCACAGGCTAATCCTGTAATGAATACTGGTGACCTCATCATAGTATACATCTCAGCTACGTCTGCAGGTGCAGTTTCTAGTTCCTATGATTATATGGGTTCTCTCGATGCAGGGGCAGCTTTGGTGTCTTCATCACTTGACCTTGTTCCAAGGACTACTGTGAACATAGTTCTGACTCCTGAATCTGGTGCAGCTACTATTGCAGAGTTCGTAACACCTTCCTCATATGGTGTCAAGGAAACCGTACAACTCTATCCATAA
- a CDS encoding 50S ribosomal protein L39e: MSHNTKGQKTRLAKAHRQNHRVPTWVIIKTNRKVVSHPQRRHWRRSSLDVK, encoded by the coding sequence GTGAGCCACAATACTAAAGGACAGAAGACAAGGTTGGCAAAAGCCCACAGGCAGAACCACAGGGTTCCTACCTGGGTCATAATAAAAACCAACCGTAAGGTTGTAAGCCATCCACAGAGAAGGCACTGGAGAAGAAGCAGTCTTGATGTGAAGTAA
- a CDS encoding 50S ribosomal protein L31e: protein MADDIVKEQIYTIPLGKVKATPRWQRSRKSVKMIREYLTKHMKVEPGMVKIDKTINEKVWERGSEKPPSSIRVRAAKFEDGEVQAELA from the coding sequence ATGGCAGATGATATAGTAAAAGAACAGATTTACACAATCCCTCTTGGTAAAGTGAAGGCAACCCCTCGCTGGCAGAGGTCCAGGAAGTCTGTGAAGATGATCAGGGAATATCTTACAAAACACATGAAGGTTGAACCTGGTATGGTTAAGATCGACAAGACCATCAACGAGAAAGTATGGGAACGCGGTTCAGAGAAACCACCTTCGTCCATTCGTGTAAGGGCTGCAAAGTTCGAGGATGGCGAAGTACAGGCAGAACTCGCATAA
- a CDS encoding translation initiation factor IF-6: MIRTITIQESPVIGAFATCTEDVALVPLGTLENTRDDIGQLLQVNVVETLINGSTIVGSLCRGNSNAILVPRGSTVRGQDKIGVPICELPGKLNAVGNVVMVNDTAALVHPELSDRAVEAIEKALKVDVRRGTIGGVKTVGMAGIATNKGLLVNPRATSLELEVLEELFGLPVAIGTTNFGTQMVASGLIANSKGYVAGSQTTGHELGRIEDALGFI, encoded by the coding sequence ATGATAAGAACTATAACTATTCAGGAAAGCCCCGTTATAGGGGCTTTTGCAACGTGTACTGAAGATGTAGCACTGGTGCCTCTGGGCACTCTGGAAAATACTCGGGATGATATCGGGCAATTGTTACAGGTAAATGTAGTGGAGACTCTGATCAATGGAAGTACTATTGTGGGTTCACTTTGTCGTGGAAATTCCAATGCAATACTTGTTCCAAGAGGGTCCACAGTCAGGGGGCAGGACAAGATAGGAGTTCCTATCTGTGAATTGCCTGGCAAATTAAATGCCGTAGGTAATGTTGTCATGGTAAATGACACTGCTGCACTGGTTCATCCTGAACTTAGTGACCGGGCTGTTGAGGCAATAGAAAAAGCCTTGAAGGTCGATGTCAGACGTGGCACAATAGGTGGTGTCAAGACTGTAGGCATGGCCGGAATCGCGACCAACAAAGGATTACTTGTTAATCCACGTGCAACAAGTCTGGAACTTGAGGTTCTCGAAGAGCTTTTTGGACTTCCAGTGGCTATTGGTACTACAAATTTTGGTACGCAGATGGTAGCTTCCGGGTTGATTGCCAATTCTAAAGGTTACGTTGCAGGTTCACAGACCACTGGTCATGAGCTTGGAAGAATAGAAGATGCCCTGGGATTTATATAA
- a CDS encoding DNA-binding protein: MTDDLEEIRRRRLAQMQQQQQMGAGDMQAAMQQEQAQADMDAKKQALMRQILTPEARERLTNLRMSRKELVDQLESQLIMLAQNGRLQSMIDDEKLKQLLVQMQPKKREPTIKRM, from the coding sequence ATGACGGATGACCTTGAAGAAATAAGACGAAGAAGGCTTGCTCAAATGCAGCAACAGCAGCAGATGGGTGCCGGCGACATGCAGGCGGCCATGCAGCAAGAGCAGGCACAGGCCGATATGGATGCAAAAAAGCAGGCTCTGATGCGTCAGATCCTGACTCCGGAAGCACGTGAAAGGCTGACCAATCTACGCATGTCCCGTAAGGAACTGGTAGATCAGCTTGAGTCACAGTTGATCATGCTTGCACAAAATGGCAGGCTTCAATCAATGATCGATGATGAGAAACTCAAACAGCTTCTGGTTCAGATGCAGCCAAAGAAAAGGGAACCGACCATAAAGCGTATGTGA
- the trpB gene encoding tryptophan synthase subunit beta has translation MKKSMYGKFGGQFVPEVLMPALTELEEAYERYKNDPEFLAELDYFMKDFAGRETPLYFAKNLSKKYGIKIYLKREDLVHGGAHKLNNTLGQALLAKYMGKERIIAETGAGQHGTATAMAAANMGFESEVYMGAKDVMRQHMNVYRMELMGCKVHAVESGSKTLKDAINEALRDWVTNVENTHYLIGSVVGPHPYPMIVRDFQSVIGKEVKEQIMEKEGRYPDSIVACAGGGSNAMGIFHPFIEDKEVKLFPVEAGGKEMKTTEKEALHSASLCVGEEGILQGAHTLILQDKYGQILESSSVSAGLDYSGVGPELAYLADIGRIKPCNVNDDEALEAFYELSRLEGIIPALESSHAVAYVMKMAKTGELGNLVVINLSGRGDKDLETVFKLKEEGEEAKEEKEVCL, from the coding sequence ATGAAAAAATCAATGTATGGCAAATTCGGCGGACAATTCGTTCCCGAAGTACTTATGCCGGCACTTACGGAGCTTGAAGAAGCTTATGAACGTTACAAGAATGATCCTGAATTTCTTGCAGAGCTTGACTATTTTATGAAGGACTTTGCCGGTAGAGAGACTCCACTTTACTTTGCAAAGAACCTTAGTAAAAAATATGGCATCAAGATATACCTCAAAAGAGAAGACCTTGTACATGGAGGTGCCCACAAACTGAATAACACGCTTGGGCAGGCACTTCTGGCCAAATACATGGGAAAAGAGCGCATTATTGCAGAGACCGGTGCCGGACAACATGGAACTGCAACTGCTATGGCTGCTGCTAATATGGGATTTGAATCTGAAGTATACATGGGTGCAAAAGACGTCATGCGCCAGCATATGAATGTATACAGGATGGAACTCATGGGCTGTAAAGTACATGCAGTAGAGTCCGGTTCAAAGACACTGAAAGATGCCATCAATGAAGCACTCAGGGACTGGGTCACCAATGTTGAGAATACGCACTATCTGATAGGATCTGTTGTAGGACCTCACCCCTATCCCATGATAGTACGTGACTTCCAGAGTGTGATCGGAAAGGAAGTTAAGGAACAGATAATGGAAAAGGAAGGCCGTTACCCTGATTCTATTGTTGCCTGTGCAGGTGGCGGAAGCAATGCAATGGGCATATTCCATCCATTCATTGAAGACAAGGAGGTAAAACTCTTTCCGGTAGAAGCAGGTGGGAAAGAAATGAAGACCACGGAGAAAGAGGCATTGCATTCAGCTTCCCTCTGTGTTGGCGAGGAAGGAATTCTCCAGGGAGCACATACACTTATTCTCCAGGACAAGTACGGGCAGATACTTGAATCAAGTTCTGTGTCTGCAGGCCTTGATTATTCAGGAGTGGGACCCGAACTTGCGTATCTTGCAGATATTGGAAGGATAAAACCATGCAATGTAAACGATGATGAAGCATTGGAAGCATTTTATGAGCTTAGCCGCCTGGAAGGTATCATCCCTGCACTGGAATCATCACATGCAGTAGCATATGTCATGAAGATGGCAAAGACAGGTGAACTCGGTAACCTTGTAGTCATAAACCTTTCAGGAAGAGGGGATAAAGACCTTGAAACAGTGTTCAAGCTGAAGGAAGAAGGAGAAGAGGCAAAGGAAGAAAAGGAGGTCTGCCTGTGA
- the rpl18a gene encoding 50S ribosomal protein L18Ae: MKTFQVKGTFKAGVGWEKFTKIIESQNEKNALDKVYSLFGSKHGLKRSLIKIDSVNEA; encoded by the coding sequence ATGAAGACATTTCAGGTCAAAGGCACATTTAAGGCCGGAGTAGGATGGGAAAAGTTCACAAAGATCATTGAAAGCCAGAATGAAAAGAACGCACTTGATAAAGTGTATTCCCTTTTTGGCAGCAAGCATGGTCTTAAAAGGAGCTTGATTAAAATAGATAGCGTAAATGAGGCATAA